Proteins co-encoded in one Yamadazyma tenuis chromosome 1, complete sequence genomic window:
- the aps2 gene encoding AP-2 complex subunit sigma (COG:U; EggNog:ENOG503NW9H) — protein sequence MSIHYVLILNRQGKTRLSRWYDKTYSRGAQNKSITEIHRLVSSRDSKHQSNFIEYQEKKLVYRRYAGLYFIMSIDINDSELAYLESLHFFVEILDVYFDNVCELDLVFNFYKLYAILDEVYLGGEIHEVSKSRILARLTELDRLE from the coding sequence ATGTCTATTCACTATGTGCTTATATTGAATCGACAAGGCAAAACCCGGCTCAGCAGGTGGTACGACAAGACGTATTCACGGGGTGCGCAGAACAAGAGCATCACTGAGATCCACCGGTTGGTATCATCCCGAGACCTGAAACACCagtccaacttcatcgagtaccaggagaagaagttggtgtaCCGAAGGTACGCAGGGTTATACTTCATCATGTCGATTGATATCAATGACAGCGAGTTGGCGTACTTAGAGTCGTTGCATTTTTTTGTGGAGATTCTCGATGTGTATTTTGACAATGTGTGTGAGCTTGACTTGGTGTTTAACTTCTACAAGTTGTATGCGATACTAGACGAAGTATATTTGGGAGGTGAGATCCACGAGGTTCTGAAGAGCCGGATCTTGGCACGGCTAACGGAGTTGGATCGGTTGGAGTAG
- a CDS encoding S-adenosyl-L-methionine-dependent methyltransferase (COG:H; EggNog:ENOG503NVH6), whose translation MLRFTRRFSNSFRRFKKPVKDADGLYHGKFSQEEYEKASHYLRQQLDELESSIKGNTNIRENLGKMPSFPMATKTKPRVDNLSTLLEETIKTTGPLSLSAYMRQCLTHPQFGYYTTRDPLDANTGDFITSPEISSVFGEVIGLYLFQIWATQNRPNAIKLIEFGPGKGTLMCDVLTSFNKLTKKFAVNIEIELIETSRVLRKEQHKTLCGANPYESTDTGDHSTTIWGNKIRWVENESEITNNPEISNYVLAHEFFDALPIKSFQFTNNGWRELLVEHSPSVSNNTIALPEAEPSSEANSEGFDNEFHLTMTPKETPSSAIPTLSKRFEGLPVGTRIEICPDAEFFIRKMASLINNEKRLGSVLVIDYGVVDQIPDNTLRGIYKHGFVSPFFKPGEVDLSINVDFDNLKLLSKDMVMVLDPVDQGDFLHELGIGHRIQQLLIKNNDSQETQEKVYNAYKRLTDKDSKSMGKIYKFFGLLPKGSEVPLGFQKLV comes from the coding sequence ATGCTTCGGTTTACTAGGAGGTTTTCTAATTCATTCCGGCGCTTCAAGAAGCCCGTGAAAGATGCTGATGGATTGTACCATGGTAAATTCTCCCAGGAGGAGTATGAAAAGGCTTCGCACTACCTCAGACAACAGCTTGACGAATTGGAATCATCTATCAAAGGAAATACCAACATCAGGGAAAACCTTGGAAAAATGCCCAGTTTTCCTATGGCCACAAAGACAAAGCCCCGAGTAGATAACTTGAGCACACTTCTAGAAGAAACTATCAAAACCACTGGCCCTCTCTCGTTATCGGCTTATATGAGACAGTGTTTGACGCACCCGCAGTTTGGCTACTATACCACTAGAGATCCATTGGATGCAAACACCGGTGATTTCATCACCTCTCCCGaaatttcttctgtttttggtgaagttaTTGGCTTGTACCTTTTTCAGATATGGGCAACTCAAAACAGGCCTAATGCCATCAAACTCATAGAGTTTGGTCCAGGAAAAGGAACATTAATGTGCGATGTTTTAAccagcttcaacaaattgaccaagaagttcgCTGTCAACATCGAAATCGAGCTTATTGAAACTTCTAGAGTTTTAAGAAAGGAACAGCATAAAACTTTGTGCGGTGCAAATCCGTACGAGTCCACTGATACTGGTGACCACTCTACCACCATCTGGGGAAATAAGATAAGATGGGTAGAAAACGAGAGTGAAATTACCAACAACCCTGAAATTTCTAACTACGTTTTAGCCCATGAGTTCTTCGATGCCTTGCCGATTAAGTCGTTTCAATTCACAAATAATGGCTGGAGAGAGTTGCTTGTGGAACACTCTCCCAGTGTTAGTAACAACACCATCGCATTGCCAGAAGCTGAACCTAGCAGTGAAGCCAACTCTGAAGGCTTTGACAATGAGTTTCACCTTACGATGACTCCGAAAGAAACCCCTTCTTCTGCCATCCCCACTTTAAGTAAAAGATTTGAAGGTTTGCCGGTTGGCACCAGAATCGAAATATGTCCAGATGCCGAGTTCTTCATAAGAAAAATGGCCAGCTTGATAAACAATGAAAAAAGATTGGGATCCGTGTTGGTTATTGACTACGGTGTGGTTGATCAGATCCCTGATAACACCTTGAGAGGTATTTACAAGCATGGGTTTGTGTCTCCATTCTTCAAGCCTGGAGAAGTCGATTTGTCTATAAACGTCGACTTTGATAACTTGAAGCTTCTTTCTAAAGACATGGTTATGGTCTTGGATCCGGTTGATCAAGGGGACTTCTTGCATGAGTTGGGTATAGGTCATAGGATTCAAcagttgttgatcaagaacaatgACAGCcaagaaacccaagaaaAGGTCTACAATGCCTACAAAAGGTTAACAGACAAGGACAGCAAGTCAATGGGCAAAATTTACAAATTTTTTGGGTTGTTGCCGAAGGGAAGTGAAGTTCCATTGGGATTTCAGAAGCTTGTTTAA
- the CDC8 gene encoding Thymidylate kinase (BUSCO:EOG09261F9G; EggNog:ENOG503P2YY; COG:F), whose product MRGHLILIEGLDRSGKSTQVERLHTAIPNSSTQKFPDRSTRIGAIINQYLTDESFVLPDQSIHLLFSANRWELIDSMSRALQSGTTVILDRYIYSGIAYSLAKSHFNHSDNQMASVEWLYSPDKGLLKPDLTLFLTLNMDEIDTRADFGDERYEKRAFQEVVKDNFLRLLDPKVDSSIHFIDVNRQSIDEVGRTIWDVVEGGSFHQLTDQPLQFFS is encoded by the coding sequence ATGAGAGGACATCTTATATTAATAGAAGGCTTGGACCGATCCGGCAAGTCCACCCAGGTTGAACGGCTTCACACCGCCATCCCCAACTCATCTACCCAGAAGTTCCCCGATCGGTCCACGCGAATTGGTGCTATCATCAATCAGTACCTCACTGATGAACTGTTTGTATTGCCCGACCAATCGATTCATCTTCTATTCAGCGCCAACCGGTGGGAACTCATCGACCTGATGTCCCGGGCGTTGCAGAGCGGTACTACGGTCATCCTAGACCGCTACATCTATTCAGGCATCGCTTACTCGCTTGCCAAACTGCATTTTAACCATAGTGATAACCAAATGGCGTCTGTAGAATGGCTTTATTCCCCAGACAAGGGTCTTCTCAAACCGGACCTCACGCTcttcttgactttgaaCATGGACGAGATCGATACGCGGGCAGACTTTGGGGACGAGCGGTACGAGAAGAGGGCTTTCCAGGAGGTGGTTAAGGACAACTTTCTCCGGCTTTTAGATCCCAAGGTCGACTCGTCGATTCACTTTATAGACGTCAACCGCCAGTCGATTGATGAGGTGGGGCGCACCATCTGGGACGTGGTGGAGGGCGGCCTGTTCCACCAGCTCACCGACCAGCCCCTTCAGTTCTTTAGCTGA
- a CDS encoding uncharacterized protein (COG:H; EggNog:ENOG503NWNV) codes for MSTNIQVLTVGSNPNLSFYAWRLQETNACRVTMVNSELNSRYPLEFTSNALGSAKFQPYNLVNHLNQLNPSDNFDIVFLSCTSLQDFQMVSSELVSFIHSNSIIFIESTGYINLEPFLNLSFGDSWNNLVIASVMNETDVRMLPSRGSNRFIHNIRNNDNRIYLGSSIEYNFNLNNHENFMKTFKLLQLVTEDSGNKLALLKSVVPKEFMTYQWKLALSRIVFSPLLVLFEISSPAELSSQILCKPLITGILNELLKIIKKMDCKLVKGYENEANLINYWSSLYTSHAGDVKVEYVNSPNLFYNYYHQFNLEIDLLLLQPILLGDDNGVRTPYLENLYSIICQLIKINDPESPSIFFQRIGHTNGHGPGMNGNGLAAKYEERDQVQQEIDERLNQLNLLTKNCGELEIRYNNLGSAIKEKEILKNQLSNDVDSKRSMISTLTANLDKQQSKFDEHQSNYNRLVKDIETLSLERDAKRQQAVNKSPINDANTSSRSTQDPIDQSNISHSTVQTTTRGSPSRTAYSSIPFNKTKGSTRDSVMTADNLTDLTDIAVYGAALNGEHFDPNSPNGSKQPTPRQGYQPVEKEANGSKQFQGHQQNFNQPQPVAPVPALAQYQGQPGQSQAVSASGPPPQPYQNMYNNNSPQGVHPQMNMNNINNMQMNQMNMNPMQMNQMNMNPMQMNQMNMNQMNQMNPRYAPGSKSRLNSLQSNGYYDNGMGMNPMQMQMMQNQMNQMQMMPQQMSNQMMPNAMSMQQMSYQQRPRAANRRSGFPAMDNPALIDMGGRGGMPMPGNKASRKSTSGIPISSGGYNVNGNSTRVDPETRHNKSMSTGNLVEQKLKLDQSQNLMLPQEHHDKQVQNDQPPGPAAKPLGAVSKTDDLHNHNISKKKKKGLFSSYELTKSIVSKVHKTPLNAREEFTSSYDSNKLFPRFHIPNESSDSHLIFKYVTEELSLDGNPTLNLASFVNTELSEPARALINDNLVKNLADNDEYPSLIEFQGRCISMISSLWHAPQHYDEQLRREVPATVGTATTGSSEAIMLAGLALKKSWQERQRQAGKSTENPNILMATCAQVALEKFARYFDVENRLIEISAESGHVIDVKKIKENIDENTIGIFVIMGSTFTGAFEPVLEINNLLDEVEKETGVDVKIHVDGASGGFTAPFTHPNLKWDFSVDRVVSINTSGHKFGLTTAGLGWVIWKNIKYLPENLRFKLDYLGGIEETFNLNFSRAGFPVIHQYYNFLTLGREGYTKLFDNCMNNARVLSLFLEECSYFEVLSVIHKPAIPGSYKLDKIDDTNFHEQYQPGLPVVAFRFSKDFTKKYPEIPQNILSLLLRNKGFIVPNYHLPPGEQSKEILRVVVKSSLSLNLLEKLMQDILSSVELLISSCDSVRNLIAAKDKGKLDHKVVYDLLLSVASNGVEELKGHQKKFHAAKSGHSPHKNSYRGAC; via the exons ATGTCCACTAATATCCAGGTTTTAACGG TTGGATCCAATCCAAACTTGTCGTTTTACGCCTGGCGTTTACAAGAAACAAACGCTTGCAGAGTGACCATGGTCAACTCTGAATTAAATTCCAGATACCCACTCGAGTTCACCTCCAACGCCCTTGGATCTGCTAAGTTCCAACCTTACAACTTGGTCAACCATCTCAACCAGTTGAATCCGTCGGACAACTTTGACATTGTGTTCCTCAGTTGTACCTCTTTACAGGACTTTCAGATGGTTTCTAGTGAATTGGTATCATTTATACATTCCAACTCCATCATATTTATCGAGAGTACCGGGTATATCAACCTAGAgccatttttgaatttgagtTTCGGAGATTCCTGGAacaatttggtgattgcATCGGTGATGAATGAAACCGATGTCCGGATGTTACCTTCTAGAGGTTCCAATAGGTTTATTCACAACATTAGAAACAACGATAACAGAATCTACCTCGGGTCTTCCATAGAGTataacttcaacttgaacaaccaCGAGAACTTCATGAAGACGTTCAAGTTATTACAGTTGGTGACCGAAGACAGTGGGAACAAATTGGCATTGCTCAAGTCGGTGGTGCCCAAAGAGTTTATGACCTACCAGTGGAAATTGGCTCTTTCAAGAATCGTCTTCAGTcctttgttggtgttgtttgAGATCTCGTCGCCGGCAGAGTTATCGAGTCAAATCTTGTGCAAACCCTTAATCACCGGGATCTTGAATGAGTTGCTTAAGATAATCAAAAAGATGGACTGTAAGCTCGTCAAGGGCTACGAAAACGAGGCTAACTTAATAAACTACTGGAGCTCGTTGTACACTTCTCATGCCGGTGATGTGAAGGTTGAGTACGTGAACAGTCCTAATTTGTTCTACAACTACTACCACcaattcaacttggaaatcgaCTTGCTTCTTTTGCAGCCTATCTTGTTGGGTGATGATAATGGGGTAAGAACCCCttacttggagaacttgTACTCCATCATTTGccagttgatcaagatCAACGACCCTGAACTGCCGTCCATATTTTTCCAGAGAATTGGTCACACCAATGGCCATGGCCCTGGCATGAATGGGAATGGTCTAGCTGCAAAGTACGAAGAAAGAGACCAGGTACAACAGGAAATTGACGAAAGGTTGAACCAACTCAACCTCTTGACCAAGAACTGCGGTGAGTTGGAAATCAGATACAACAATTTGGGATCCGCCATCAAGGAGAAGGAGATATTGAAAAACCAATTGAGCAATGATGTGGATTCCAAGCGGTCCATGATAAGCACGTTGACGGCCAATTTGGACAAACAGCAAAGCAAGTTCGACGAGCACCAGTCGAACTATAATAGATTGGTCAAAGACATTGAAACCTTGTCCCTCGAGAGGGACGCCAAGAGACAACAGGCAGTGAATAAGTCTCCCATCAACGATGCCAATACCTCGAGTAGATCTACCCAGGATCCAATTGACCAATCCAACATAAGCCACTCGACGGTTCAGACAACTACTCGAGGGTCACCATCTAGGACCGCATATTCGAGCATCCCCTTCAACAAGACCAAGGGATCCACAAGAGACTCCGTCATGACGGCTGACAATTTGACCGACTTGACTGACATTGCTGTGTACGGAGCAGCATTAAACGGAGAGCATTTTGATCCAAATAGCCCTAATGGTTCCAAACAACCAACTCCTCGTCAAGGGTATCAACCGGTTGAAAAGGAAGCCAACGGACTGAAGCAGTTCCAAggtcaccaacaaaacttcaaccaaCCTCAACCAGTGGCCCCTGTGCCTGCTCTAGCCCAATACCAAGGACAACCTGGACAATCACAAGCGGTGTCAGCATCTGGGCCACCACCCCAGCCATACCAAAATAtgtacaacaacaacagtcCTCAAGGTGTACATCCTCAAATGAACATGAATAACATTAATAACATGCAAATGAACCAAATGAACATGAACCCCATGCAAATGAACCAAATGAACATGAACCCCATGCAAATGAACCAAATGAACATGAACCAAATGAACCAAATGAACCCCCGGTACGCACCAGGCTCTAAGAGTAGACTCAACTCTCTACAATCCAACGGTTATTATGACAACGGGATGGGTATGAACCCCATGCAAATGCAAATGATGCAGAATCAAATGAACCAAATGCAGATGATGCCCCAGCAGATGTCCAACCAAATGATGCCCAACGCCATGTCGATGCAGCAGATGTCATACCAACAAAGACCTCGTGCTGCCAACCGGAGGTCAGGTTTCCCGGCGATGGACAATCCAGCCCTCATTGATATGGGTGGCAGAGGAGGTATGCCAATGCCTGGAAACAAAGCGTCCAGAAAGTCCACCAGTGGTATTCCCATCTCCAGTGGTGGATACAATGTGAATGGGAATCTGACTCGCGTAGACCCAGAAACCAGACACAATAAGTCGATGAGTACTGGCAATTTGGTGGAgcagaagttgaagttggatcAAAGTCAGAATTTGATGCTTCCTCAGGAACATCACGACAAGCAAGTGCAAAATGACCAACCCCCAGGACCAGCTGCCAAACCGTTGGGTGCAGTAAGCAAAACCGATGATTTGCACAACCACAATATATctaagaagaaaaaaaagGGCCTTTTTAG CTCTTATGAGCTCACCAAATCAATCGTCAGTAAGGTCCACAAAACCCCCCTCAATGCCCGAGAAGAGTTCACCTCCTCGTATGACTCCAATAAGTTGTTCCCCAGGTTCCACATCCCCAACGAGTCTAGCGATTCCCATTTGATATTCAAGTACGTAACAGAGGAATTGTCGTTGGACGGAAACCCCACGTTGAACTTGGCGTCGTTTGTCAACACAGAGCTTTCAGAACCTGCCAGAGCTTTGATCAAcgacaacttggtgaaaaatttggCTGATAATGACGAATATCCCAGTTTGATTGAGTTTCAGGGAAGATGTATCTCCATGATCAGTAGCTTGTGGCATGCACCGCAACACTACGATGAGCAATTGAGGAGAGAGGTTCCTGCCACTGTGGGCACCGCCACTACCGGCTCGTCGGAGGCCATTATGTTGGCAGGTTTggccttgaagaagagctgGCAGGAAAGACAGCGGCAGGCGGGCAAAAGTACCGAAAACCCCAACATCTTGATGGCCACGTGTGCGCAGGTGGCATTGGAGAAGTTTGCCCGGTACTTTGACGTGGAGAACCGGTTGATTGAAATTAGTGCTGAAAGTGGCCATGTAATTGAtgtcaagaagatcaaggaGAACATTGATGAGAACACCATCGGGATCTTTGTGATTATGGGCTCAACCTTCACAGGGGCGTTCGAGCCGGTgttggaaatcaacaacttgttggacgaAGTTGAGAAAGAAACCGGTGTGGACGTTAAGATCCACGTTGATGGGGCCAGTGGAGGCTTTACTGCTCCATTCACTCACCCCAACTTGAAGTGGGATTTTCTGGTTGATAGAGTTGTATCAATCAACACTTCGGGCCACAAGTTTGGTTTGACCACTGCTGGTTTGGGTTGGGTAATCTGGAAGAACATCAAGTATTTACCTGAGAATTTGAGATTTAAGTTGGACTACTTGGGAGGTATCGAGGAGACtttcaatttgaacttctcTAGAGCCGGATTCCCCGTCATTCACCAGTACTACAATTTCTTGACGTTAGGTAGAGAAGGGtacaccaagttgtttgacAATTGTATGAACAATGCGCGGGTGCTCTCGTTGTTCTTGGAAGAGTGCTCTTATTTCGAGGTGTTGTCTgtgatccacaaacccgCTATCCCAGGAAGTTATAAGCTCGACAAGATTGATGATACCAACTTCCACGAGCAGTACCAGCCAGGATTACCTGTGGTTGCGTTTAGATTCTCCAAGGATTTCACAAAGAAGTACCCCGAGATTCCACAGAATATCCTCTCTTTGTTGTTAAGAAACAAGGGATTTATTGTCCCCAACTACCACTTACCCCCTGGGGAACAGCTGAAGGAGATTTTGAGAGTGGTGGTCAAGTCATCACTTagtttgaacttgttggagaagcttATGCAAGATATTCTTTCGTCGGTagagttgttgatttcgtcGTGCGATTCTGTCAGGAACTTaattgctgcaaaagaCAAAGGTAAGCTCGATCACAAAGTTGTTTATGACTTATTGTTGTCGGTTGCTTCTAATGGGGTTGAGGAACTTAAGGGGCATCAAAAGAAGTTCCACGCAGCCAAGTCTGGTCACTCGCCTCACAAGAACTCCTACAGAGGAGCTTGTTAA
- the KU70 gene encoding ATP-dependent DNA helicase II subunit 1 (EggNog:ENOG503NW54; COG:L): protein MSSYAFEDDDEYGTDRQYAIRDGIIFLVELNDEIFRPLKSLGGKSQILQILWSINRLLQESVIMAPSTGVGVFFYNCSKSHSGFPKESRVDRLFRLHELNLKDMRRLNFLIEDELSGLKPIRDSFSPSSDPVVDLNEVFNVVYEEFKTQSTKSFNRKKLIWFTNNHNPYNLTQLEGNEELLSKLRETTANYFAEMIPIVPMFLKLDTNDTFDLKFFESVFSNTNFLTLKNKLFDSNNGDNTVVVDKIGSIISRIKQVRRIQIGCNLILSDGKIGGKFGCSVKGYTLYNHEQMKKVSHIYADAEDLTVVQSEATIKTKDDHEVVKIPDDPNTTYEERKSKAGGRKGFSLKYKNEDATMEDVFYLDNKQVEFLKQYTFDHSPEDDTKVESESEDDLKHEDEDVPYVALSHPPYLKLLGFRHVSKFKPYYNMAAPIFITFDSSNGYSLPLGFQNSKDTFTNLYKSCVKLERYAMLFGCTKKNALPSLFALYPTNIAKSSNQDSLPEGFLLVRLPWLDDIRALPPHMIKNPLIQFDKSKSSLPTALVDSFKVLMKKLHIQNYNPGDFPNPSLNFFYEVLKNDLLQIESSDAHMSIEKFDATFQYLENISTILSKGDLKRVVESINKDLDASGVLLIDEDPMEPPTKKPKPTVEVDDSDILTAWKSNSLNQFNMNQLKSFVSRYKNSIKSATKKQDLINNIVDFLESRNAAT from the coding sequence ATGAGTAGCTAcgcttttgaagatgacgatgagtACGGTACCGACCGCCAATACGCCATCCGTGATGGGATTATCTTCTTGGTCGAGTTGAACGACGAGATTTTCCGCCCCTTGAAACTGTTGGGAGGAAAGTCTCAGATCCTCCAAATCCTATGGAGCATAAATAGACTATTACAAGAACTGGTGATTATGGCTCCCAGCACCGGAGTAGGCGTGTTTTTCTACAACTGCAGCAAATCCCATTCTGGCTTTCCCAAGGAATCGCGTGTTGATAGGCTCTTCAGGCTTCAcgagttgaatttgaaggATATGCGGagattgaacttcttgattgAGGACGAGCTTCTGGGGTTGAAGCCAATTCGAGACCTGTTCTCCCCTTCATCTGACCCGGTGGTGGACTTGAACGAGGTTTTCAACGTGGTTTATGAAGAATTCAAAACCCAGAGCACAAAGAGCTTCAATCGCAAAAAACTCATCTGGTTCACCAATAACCACAATCCCTATAACCTAACACAGTTGGAGGGAAACGAGGAGCTTTTGTCGAAGCTAAGAGAAACAACTGCCAACTACTTCGCGGAGATGATTCCTATCGTGCCcatgttcttgaaattggaCACCAATGATACgtttgacttgaagttttttgAGCTGGTGTTTCTGAataccaacttcttgaccCTCAAAAACAAGCTTTTTGACTCCAACAATGGCGATAATACTGTGGTAGTTGACAAGATTGGCTCAATCATCTCTCGAATCAAACAGGTCCGTAGAATTCAGATAGGCTgcaacttgatcttgagtGACGGGAAAATCGGAGGCAAATTTGGCTGCTCGGTTAAAGGCTACACTCTATATAACCACGAGCAAATGAAAAAGGTCAGCCATATATACGCCGATGCAGAAGACTTGACGGTTGTTCAGCTGGAGGCCACTATCAAAACTAAAGATGACCATGAGGTGGTGAAAATCCCAGATGATCCAAACACAACCTACGAAGAACGGAAGCTGAAGGCTGGAGGTAGAAAGGGTTTCCTGCTTAAGTATAAGAACGAAGATGCCACGATGGAAGATGTATTTTATTTGGACAACAAGCAGGTCGAGTTTCTCAAACAATACACCTTTGATCATAGTCCTGAAGATGATACGAAAGTTGAGAGTGAATCGGAGGATGATTTGAAAcatgaagatgaagatgttccTTATGTAGCTTTATCTCATCCTCCCTACCTCAAGTTACTAGGGTTTAGACATGTCTCGAAGTTCAAACCTTACTACAATATGGCTGCCCCCATCTTCATAACGTTTGACTCCAGTAATGGCTACAGTCTTCCTCTTGGCTTCCAAAACCTGAAGGATACATTCACCAATTTGTACAAGTCATGTGTCAAGTTGGAGAGATACGCTATGCTTTTCGGATGCACCAAGAAAAATGCTTTACCTAGTTTATTTGCATTATACCCTACCAACATTGCTAAGTCAAGCAACCAAGATTCACTTCCTGAAGGcttcttgttggtgagGCTTCCATGGTTGGATGATATCAGAGCCTTGCCTCCGCATATGATCAAAAATCCTCTCATCCAGTTTGACAAGAGTAAGAGCTCACTTCCCACTGCATTGGTTGACAGCTTCAAAgtattgatgaagaaacttcATATCCAAAACTACAATCCTGGAGACTTCCCAAATCCAagcttgaacttcttctaCGAAGTACTTAAAAACGATTTGTTGCAAATAGAACTGTCGGATGCACATATGAGCATTGAAAAGTTCGATGCCACTTTCCAGTATTTGGAAAATATATCGACTATTTTGTCCAAAGGTGACCTCAAAAGGGTAGTTGAAAGCATCAACAAGGATTTGGATGCTAGTGGTGTTCTTTTGATCGATGAAGATCCCATGGAGCCTCCCacaaagaagccaaagCCGACTGTTGAAGTCGATGACCTGGATATATTGACTGCTTGGAAATCCAATAGTTTGAATCAGTTTAATATGAACCAACTCAAGTCGTTCGTATCTAGATACAAGAATAGTATAAAGTCTGCTACAAAAAAACAGGACCTCATTAACAATATCGTTGACTTTTTGGAGTCTAGAAATGCAGCTACCTGA